A section of the Streptomyces sp. CG1 genome encodes:
- a CDS encoding IS3 family transposase: MTALLDEHPRLGVEPVLRELHIASSTYYRWRRSEQQPCERVRRDAELTEQIKEIHTDSGGVYGSPRVHAVLKREGVHVGRKRVERLMREADLAGISPRRGGFTRRGPKATLAPDLVERDFTAKTPNRLWVTDLTMISTGEGPLWLSAIRDAFSRRVVAWETSARADADLVLTTLEYALASREVEPGKLIHHADHGCQYTSVKLTTRLLRAGVQASMGSVGDSYDNALAENLWMLIKTECIRSRTFTTRAEANLALFEYIDGFYNSRRIQKRLGYVSPVEFEEKHYAERATTERT, from the coding sequence GTGACGGCGCTCCTCGACGAGCATCCCCGCCTGGGAGTCGAGCCCGTACTGCGGGAACTGCACATCGCCTCCTCCACGTACTACCGGTGGCGCCGCTCCGAACAGCAGCCGTGCGAACGGGTGCGCCGCGACGCCGAGCTCACCGAGCAGATCAAGGAGATCCACACCGACTCCGGCGGCGTCTACGGCTCACCGCGCGTGCACGCCGTCCTCAAACGCGAGGGCGTCCACGTCGGGCGCAAACGGGTCGAGCGACTGATGCGCGAGGCCGACCTCGCGGGCATCAGTCCACGCCGGGGCGGCTTCACACGCCGCGGCCCCAAGGCCACCCTGGCCCCGGACCTGGTCGAGCGCGACTTCACCGCGAAGACCCCGAACCGGCTGTGGGTCACCGACCTCACCATGATCTCGACCGGCGAGGGGCCCCTGTGGCTCTCCGCGATCCGCGACGCGTTCTCCCGTCGGGTGGTCGCGTGGGAGACCTCCGCCCGAGCGGACGCCGACTTGGTGCTGACCACGTTGGAGTACGCCCTCGCATCCCGCGAGGTCGAGCCCGGAAAGCTCATCCACCATGCCGACCACGGGTGCCAGTACACGTCCGTGAAGCTGACAACCCGACTACTGCGAGCGGGAGTTCAGGCTTCCATGGGATCCGTCGGGGACTCGTATGACAACGCCCTCGCGGAGAACCTCTGGATGCTCATCAAAACCGAATGCATCCGAAGCCGCACCTTCACCACCCGGGCCGAGGCCAACCTCGCGCTCTTCGAGTACATCGACGGCTTCTATAACAGCCGGCGCATCCAGAAACGGCTCGGCTACGTCAGCCCCGTCGAGTTCGAGGAGAAGCACTACGCCGAGCGGGCAACGACCGAACGAACCTGA
- a CDS encoding TetR/AcrR family transcriptional regulator, which yields MTSEPPLRADARRNRERILAAACELFREQGTAVALDDIAQRAGVGAGTLYRRFPDRDALIRQVVIDGFGICLAAAESALEEMADPAGALDRLFRRVIEQRERLVLPLAGGPVLQDPRVQQLQHAILDALNGILAAGRAAGVLRDDITAEDLITAAAMACRPMPHLPRETGEALALRHIAVYLHGLRPEGAPPLPATAPSPSDVGRHVALEQQTRQEDS from the coding sequence GTGACCAGTGAGCCGCCCCTGCGAGCCGACGCCCGACGCAACCGCGAGAGGATCCTCGCCGCCGCCTGCGAACTCTTCCGAGAACAGGGCACAGCGGTCGCCCTCGACGACATCGCACAACGCGCCGGAGTGGGCGCGGGCACCCTGTACCGCCGTTTCCCCGACCGTGACGCGTTGATCCGGCAGGTCGTCATCGACGGCTTCGGCATCTGTCTGGCAGCAGCGGAATCGGCTCTTGAGGAAATGGCGGATCCCGCCGGAGCGTTGGACCGGCTGTTCCGGCGTGTGATCGAACAGCGGGAGCGCCTCGTCCTCCCGCTGGCCGGCGGCCCCGTTCTCCAAGATCCGCGGGTCCAGCAGCTCCAGCACGCCATCCTCGACGCCCTGAATGGCATCCTCGCGGCCGGCCGCGCCGCCGGCGTCCTACGGGACGACATCACCGCTGAGGACCTGATCACCGCCGCGGCCATGGCCTGCCGCCCGATGCCGCACCTGCCACGAGAGACGGGCGAGGCCCTGGCCCTCCGGCACATCGCCGTCTACCTGCACGGACTCCGCCCCGAGGGCGCTCCTCCGCTGCCGGCGACCGCACCATCCCCGAGCGACGTCGGCCGGCACGTCGCCTTGGAACAGCAGACTCGGCAGGAAGACTCCTGA
- the infA gene encoding translation initiation factor IF-1, producing the protein MTKNKNVIEVEGKVVECLRSAMFTVELENGHQVLAHISGKIRKNYIKIMLEDRVLVELPPYDLTRGRIVFRYRN; encoded by the coding sequence ATGACGAAGAACAAGAATGTCATCGAAGTCGAGGGCAAGGTCGTCGAGTGCCTGCGCAGCGCCATGTTCACCGTGGAGCTCGAGAACGGCCACCAGGTGCTCGCGCACATCAGCGGGAAGATCCGCAAGAACTACATCAAGATCATGCTGGAAGACCGGGTGCTGGTGGAGCTCCCGCCGTACGACCTGACGCGCGGCCGGATCGTGTTCCGGTACCGGAACTAG
- a CDS encoding cupin domain-containing protein, producing the protein MSADRFILLKHGETRQTRIPLPPGFGVKVATDDSEGRLAVLENRLDVDIPPHVHELMDEFVYVLEGEMEIDFQGTTHRLTPGMCALLPHGIPHAMRNASQPPARALQISTPGGWDQFMEELFAAGPAVRTAEGAMDLEKVNIIGERYGMRYTTGTMALD; encoded by the coding sequence ATGTCCGCTGACCGTTTCATCCTTCTGAAGCACGGGGAGACACGGCAGACCCGGATCCCGTTGCCGCCCGGCTTCGGAGTCAAGGTCGCCACCGACGACAGCGAAGGCCGGCTGGCCGTCCTGGAGAACCGGCTGGACGTCGACATCCCGCCCCATGTCCACGAGCTGATGGACGAGTTCGTCTATGTGCTGGAAGGCGAGATGGAGATCGACTTCCAGGGCACAACCCACCGGCTGACACCCGGCATGTGCGCTCTCCTGCCGCACGGCATACCCCACGCGATGCGCAACGCGTCCCAACCGCCCGCTCGGGCACTGCAGATCTCCACACCGGGCGGCTGGGACCAGTTCATGGAGGAACTCTTCGCAGCCGGGCCCGCCGTCAGGACCGCCGAGGGCGCAATGGACTTGGAGAAGGTCAACATCATCGGCGAGCGCTACGGCATGCGGTACACCACGGGCACGATGGCCTTGGACTAG
- a CDS encoding IS110 family transposase: MYYILEERMETWLLNAQHMRNVPGRKTDVRDCQWICQLIEHGLVRPSFVPPKPIRQLRDLTRYRTEVTRERTREIQRLEKLLEDPGIKLSSVVSDLGGKSARTMVEALIAGERDPHTLAQLAVGALKDKEVQLAQALTGFFTDHHAFLACAMLDRIDAATEAVKRLTTEIDRRLEPYRRQVELLVTIPGISLTAAQVVVAEIGVDMQRFPTAAHLASWAGVCPGNHESAGRVTCGRTRHGDVWLKGVLGNAAAAAARSKNTYLAAQFRRLVGHRGKKRALVAVEHSILVAIWHILTPETPYQDLGADHFINRIRKSRQTRRLVGQLTQLGYDVSLEPRTA, translated from the coding sequence GTGTACTACATCCTCGAAGAACGTATGGAGACCTGGCTGCTCAACGCCCAGCACATGCGCAATGTCCCCGGCCGCAAGACGGACGTGAGGGACTGCCAGTGGATCTGCCAGCTCATCGAACACGGCCTGGTCCGCCCCTCGTTCGTGCCGCCCAAGCCGATCCGGCAGCTGCGGGACCTCACTCGCTACCGCACCGAGGTCACCCGGGAACGCACCCGGGAGATCCAGCGTCTGGAGAAGCTGCTGGAGGACCCCGGGATCAAGCTGTCCAGCGTCGTCTCCGACCTCGGCGGCAAGTCGGCCCGCACGATGGTCGAAGCGCTGATCGCCGGCGAACGAGACCCACACACACTGGCTCAACTCGCCGTTGGCGCCCTCAAGGACAAGGAGGTCCAGCTGGCCCAGGCCCTGACCGGATTCTTCACCGACCATCACGCCTTCCTGGCATGCGCCATGCTGGATCGCATCGACGCCGCCACGGAAGCGGTCAAAAGGCTCACCACCGAGATCGACCGCCGCCTCGAGCCCTACCGGCGCCAGGTGGAGCTGCTGGTGACCATCCCGGGAATCAGCCTCACCGCCGCCCAGGTGGTGGTGGCCGAGATCGGCGTCGACATGCAGCGGTTCCCGACCGCCGCTCACCTCGCCTCCTGGGCCGGAGTCTGCCCAGGCAACCATGAGTCCGCGGGCAGAGTCACCTGCGGCCGAACCCGCCACGGCGACGTCTGGCTCAAGGGAGTCCTGGGCAACGCCGCAGCGGCTGCGGCCCGCTCGAAGAACACCTACCTCGCCGCCCAGTTCCGCCGCCTGGTCGGCCACCGGGGCAAGAAACGCGCGCTCGTCGCTGTCGAGCACTCGATCCTCGTCGCCATCTGGCACATCCTCACCCCAGAGACGCCCTACCAGGACCTCGGCGCCGATCACTTCATCAACCGCATCCGCAAGTCCCGGCAAACCCGCAGGCTCGTCGGTCAACTCACCCAGCTCGGCTACGACGTGAGCCTCGAACCCCGCACCGCGTAA
- a CDS encoding DUF3592 domain-containing protein codes for MCGAAALLLLGFAVRDAAVVRQLQRAGIRTQGVVVDNTRDDYSDGHNWVPVIAFVDQQGHRVQFSPQIRGTGTNLARGLELQVVYEDGNPQSARVLMWKHVRGPAVDPLLSGVVFAEAGVLIVLKN; via the coding sequence ATGTGCGGTGCGGCTGCCCTGCTGCTGCTCGGCTTCGCGGTGCGGGACGCGGCCGTGGTGCGGCAGTTGCAGCGGGCCGGAATTCGCACCCAGGGTGTCGTGGTCGACAACACGCGGGACGACTATTCCGACGGCCACAACTGGGTGCCGGTCATCGCCTTTGTCGACCAGCAAGGACACCGCGTGCAGTTCTCTCCTCAGATACGCGGGACCGGGACGAACCTGGCGAGGGGGCTTGAGCTTCAGGTCGTCTACGAGGACGGGAACCCCCAGTCGGCACGGGTGCTCATGTGGAAGCACGTGAGAGGGCCGGCGGTGGACCCGCTGCTGAGCGGAGTGGTCTTCGCCGAAGCCGGCGTACTGATCGTCCTGAAGAACTGA
- a CDS encoding glycosyltransferase 87 family protein: MVFLGLLGPSSVEPVFGPAGKLPPWFWNAHPSDLSIWVLVAVVLLLGTAAVAAGLAATRRGWSPRPRALLTLGTVATVALVCVPPMGTTDPLNYAAYGRIAALGLDPYRMTPFGLARTGDPVGQLSIAEPWLHNPSVYGPLATMTEWLASVIGGTSMLTTVWMLSLLNGAAFIATGALLLRLAGPDPRRRVRSQLLWTLNPVLLWNLVVGPHIDVLGALGVVAAFWALRRSGLTAGLALAAATAVKLTLGIFALPFAWRLRHDWRRLAVAASASGLLLAVAYGVVPRAVRNAAAVSDQPVVGSPWPLLQRNLLKPVFGSAAGHLVPIVEVMAVAGIAALLLVALPPVDEGDIVQMTARPALALAAGYLLGTGYVRPWYDAIAWLLVAMLPRSWFDLVLLAHTTCMTLPFDPGLPYPLHPDWLNGVVVQTGYRAMPYLQGLLLLAVLAIGLSRLRHKLAENTTARAG, encoded by the coding sequence ATGGTCTTCTTGGGGCTGCTCGGGCCGTCGTCGGTCGAGCCGGTGTTCGGCCCCGCCGGGAAGCTCCCGCCGTGGTTCTGGAACGCCCACCCCTCGGACCTGTCCATCTGGGTACTCGTCGCCGTGGTGCTCCTGCTCGGCACCGCCGCCGTGGCAGCCGGGCTCGCCGCGACACGCCGCGGATGGTCACCACGCCCCCGCGCCCTGCTCACCCTCGGCACGGTCGCGACCGTCGCGCTGGTGTGCGTGCCGCCCATGGGGACCACGGATCCGCTCAACTACGCCGCGTACGGCCGCATCGCCGCCCTCGGCCTTGACCCGTACCGGATGACGCCCTTCGGGCTTGCCCGGACCGGCGACCCGGTCGGGCAACTCTCGATCGCAGAGCCCTGGCTGCACAACCCGTCGGTCTACGGGCCGCTGGCCACCATGACCGAATGGCTCGCCTCGGTGATCGGCGGCACATCGATGCTGACCACCGTGTGGATGCTCTCCCTGCTCAATGGAGCCGCGTTCATCGCCACCGGGGCCCTGTTGCTGCGCCTGGCCGGACCGGATCCGCGGCGCCGGGTGCGCTCGCAACTGCTGTGGACGCTCAACCCGGTCCTGCTGTGGAACCTGGTCGTGGGGCCGCACATCGACGTGCTCGGCGCGCTGGGCGTGGTCGCGGCCTTCTGGGCGTTGCGCCGTTCCGGCCTCACCGCGGGCCTCGCGCTGGCGGCGGCGACCGCGGTCAAGCTCACACTCGGGATCTTCGCGCTGCCCTTCGCGTGGCGCCTGCGCCATGACTGGCGCCGCCTGGCCGTCGCCGCATCGGCGAGTGGCCTACTGCTGGCGGTCGCTTACGGCGTCGTGCCACGGGCCGTCCGCAATGCGGCGGCCGTCAGCGATCAACCGGTGGTCGGCTCCCCGTGGCCGCTGCTGCAGCGGAATCTGCTGAAGCCGGTGTTCGGCAGTGCGGCGGGGCACCTTGTGCCCATTGTCGAGGTCATGGCGGTCGCCGGGATCGCCGCTCTGCTGCTCGTGGCGCTGCCCCCGGTCGACGAGGGCGACATCGTCCAGATGACGGCCCGCCCGGCTCTCGCCCTCGCGGCCGGCTACCTCCTGGGCACCGGTTACGTCCGCCCCTGGTACGACGCCATCGCCTGGCTCCTCGTGGCGATGCTGCCCCGCTCGTGGTTCGACCTCGTACTGCTCGCGCACACCACCTGCATGACCCTGCCGTTCGACCCCGGGTTGCCCTACCCCCTGCACCCCGACTGGCTCAACGGTGTCGTAGTGCAGACCGGTTATCGGGCCATGCCCTACCTGCAGGGGCTGCTCCTCCTCGCCGTCCTCGCCATCGGCCTTTCGCGTCTGCGCCACAAACTGGCCGAGAACACGACCGCCCGTGCCGGATAG
- a CDS encoding transposase: protein MAAPRKYSLELRERAVRMYRTSDPKPQIKKPAVDLGVHPEALRGWIRQAEADAGERNDRLTTDERAELVALRKENAQLKRANDVLRTASAFFAAQLDPSRPR from the coding sequence ATGGCTGCCCCCAGGAAGTACTCGTTGGAGTTGCGTGAGCGTGCGGTGCGGATGTATCGGACCTCCGACCCGAAGCCTCAGATCAAGAAGCCGGCTGTTGATCTCGGTGTGCATCCCGAGGCCCTGCGCGGCTGGATCCGGCAGGCCGAGGCCGATGCCGGCGAGCGTAATGACCGGCTCACCACGGACGAGCGGGCCGAGCTGGTGGCCCTGCGCAAGGAGAACGCCCAGCTCAAGCGGGCCAACGACGTGCTGCGGACGGCCTCGGCTTTTTTCGCGGCCCAGCTCGACCCGAGCCGGCCCAGGTGA
- a CDS encoding TetR/AcrR family transcriptional regulator: MARRDGVRPVTLTDIAAQARVHKSAVLRYFESREAAFLLLTSKGWQDWATAVGQALPGPMTPHDVAAALASTLAARPLF, from the coding sequence CTGGCCCGGCGGGACGGCGTCCGTCCCGTCACCCTCACCGACATCGCCGCCCAGGCTCGCGTCCACAAGTCGGCCGTCCTGCGCTACTTCGAATCCCGCGAGGCGGCCTTCCTTCTGCTGACCTCCAAGGGCTGGCAGGACTGGGCCACCGCCGTCGGCCAGGCATTGCCCGGCCCCATGACTCCCCACGACGTAGCCGCCGCGCTCGCCAGCACCCTCGCTGCCCGGCCCCTGTTCTGA
- a CDS encoding GNAT family N-acetyltransferase, with the protein MNTKPFTSGLSENAVMITRVADRQWHALDDDIVVGRGHAEHRPDGRLFVSIDAWHDATFDRLAEAMLAQLPAPLYTVVDEAEVELTAGWQRAGFTIRRREWEYAVPTDPRVTGLEAVLPPSGVTIVPAGQADESLLRAVDRAIRDEVEATAGWWQSMPAEVIPRPEGDTIIDPSKYAVAAAPDRYLGLIRVVSVNRPRIGLVAVRAREQRRGIARALLAHALGTLHRSGFAAAWTEVHESNQAASALFEGIGARPMSSNLELVR; encoded by the coding sequence ATGAACACGAAGCCTTTCACATCTGGCCTGAGCGAGAACGCGGTGATGATCACACGCGTCGCGGACAGGCAATGGCATGCACTGGATGACGACATCGTGGTCGGCCGCGGGCATGCGGAGCACCGGCCCGACGGACGCTTGTTCGTCAGCATCGACGCCTGGCACGACGCCACCTTCGACCGGCTCGCCGAGGCGATGCTGGCCCAACTGCCGGCACCGCTGTACACGGTGGTCGACGAAGCCGAAGTCGAGCTGACGGCCGGTTGGCAGCGGGCCGGGTTCACGATCCGGCGCCGCGAGTGGGAGTACGCCGTGCCGACTGACCCACGGGTCACAGGGCTCGAAGCTGTCCTGCCGCCTTCGGGCGTGACGATCGTGCCCGCCGGTCAGGCGGACGAGAGTCTGCTGCGGGCGGTCGACCGCGCGATCCGTGACGAAGTCGAGGCGACCGCGGGGTGGTGGCAGTCGATGCCCGCGGAGGTAATTCCCCGCCCTGAAGGCGACACCATCATCGACCCGTCGAAGTACGCGGTGGCCGCGGCGCCGGACCGCTACCTGGGTCTGATCCGGGTGGTGTCGGTGAACCGGCCGCGGATCGGGCTGGTCGCGGTCCGAGCCCGCGAGCAGCGCCGCGGCATCGCGCGGGCGCTGCTGGCCCACGCGCTGGGGACGCTGCACCGCTCCGGGTTCGCCGCGGCCTGGACCGAAGTCCACGAGTCCAACCAAGCAGCCTCGGCGCTGTTCGAGGGCATCGGCGCCCGGCCGATGAGCAGCAACCTGGAGCTGGTGCGATGA
- the ltrA gene encoding group II intron reverse transcriptase/maturase translates to MNGPEDDVTDWAEIGWRQVEDDVRRLRQRIFTASQAGDLKKVRNLQKLMLRSRSNALLSVRRVTELNAGRATAGIDGKTALLPQSKAALADWVQLRARPWSPRPVKRVYVPKPDGRRRGLGIPVIADRALQGVASAALEPEWEARFESRSYGFRPGRGCQDAIQAIYVTARGASCKRLWVLDADLAAAFDRIDHDHLLASLGAFPARGLVRQWLKAGVVERSHFTPTEEGTPQGGVISPVLLNVALHGMEQAAGVRYHPSSHRDAGTAVPGSPVLVRYADDLVALCHSREQAHQVKARLAEWLAPRGLAFNEDKTRIVHLDEGCDFLGFNIRRYRAKLLIKPSDAAVKRIRKRLAAEMLALRGANAEAVLIKLNPIIRGWAAYYRHVVSSRAFNDLDDYLWELTYKWAKHTHPHKPKKWITARYFGRFNRFRQDRWVFGDRQSGAFLLKFFWTKIVRHVLVKGWASPDDPTLTGYWNQRRRRSRPPLDRTGLRLLQVQHGRCPLCRDLLLHADREPQTPQEWERWLTTVRKAIHRQAITTTAGLQTPDTFTLRLVHTHCRRRTGNGSTALLPAREPSGLA, encoded by the coding sequence GTGAACGGACCCGAGGATGACGTCACCGACTGGGCCGAGATCGGCTGGCGGCAGGTCGAGGACGATGTACGGCGTCTGCGACAGAGGATCTTCACGGCGTCGCAGGCAGGGGACCTGAAGAAGGTCCGCAATCTGCAGAAGCTGATGCTCCGCTCCCGCAGCAACGCTCTGCTGAGCGTGCGGCGGGTCACGGAGCTCAATGCTGGCCGCGCGACGGCCGGGATCGACGGCAAGACGGCGCTGCTGCCGCAGTCCAAGGCGGCTCTGGCCGACTGGGTGCAGCTCAGGGCCAGACCGTGGAGTCCCCGGCCGGTCAAGCGGGTATACGTGCCGAAGCCTGACGGGCGTCGGCGCGGCCTTGGGATTCCCGTGATCGCTGACCGGGCACTGCAAGGTGTCGCGTCGGCTGCGCTGGAGCCCGAGTGGGAGGCCCGGTTCGAGTCGAGGTCGTACGGATTTCGGCCCGGCCGGGGCTGCCAGGACGCAATCCAGGCCATCTATGTGACCGCGCGGGGCGCGAGCTGCAAGCGGCTGTGGGTGCTGGACGCGGACCTGGCGGCGGCGTTCGACCGGATCGATCATGATCACCTTCTCGCCTCGCTCGGCGCCTTCCCCGCCCGGGGACTGGTCCGGCAGTGGCTGAAGGCCGGTGTGGTCGAGCGGAGCCATTTCACGCCGACCGAAGAGGGCACCCCTCAAGGCGGTGTGATCAGCCCCGTCCTACTGAACGTGGCCCTCCATGGGATGGAGCAGGCCGCCGGAGTCCGCTACCACCCGTCCTCGCATCGTGACGCCGGGACGGCGGTGCCGGGCTCCCCGGTTCTGGTCAGATACGCCGACGATCTTGTGGCTCTGTGTCACTCGCGTGAGCAGGCCCACCAGGTCAAGGCGCGGTTGGCCGAGTGGCTGGCGCCGAGGGGACTGGCCTTCAACGAGGACAAGACGCGCATCGTGCACCTCGATGAGGGCTGTGACTTTCTCGGGTTCAACATCCGCCGCTACCGGGCCAAGCTGCTGATCAAACCCAGTGACGCGGCCGTCAAGCGGATCCGGAAACGGCTCGCCGCCGAGATGCTGGCCCTGCGCGGGGCCAACGCCGAGGCGGTGCTCATCAAGCTCAACCCCATCATCCGGGGCTGGGCAGCCTACTACCGGCATGTGGTGTCCAGCCGGGCGTTCAACGACCTGGACGACTATCTGTGGGAGCTCACCTACAAGTGGGCTAAGCACACCCATCCGCACAAGCCGAAGAAATGGATCACAGCCCGCTACTTCGGCAGGTTCAACCGGTTCAGACAGGACCGCTGGGTATTCGGTGACCGTCAATCCGGCGCCTTCCTGCTCAAGTTCTTCTGGACAAAAATCGTCCGACACGTGCTGGTCAAGGGCTGGGCCTCACCCGACGACCCGACCCTGACCGGCTACTGGAACCAGCGGCGCCGCCGCAGCAGACCCCCGCTGGACCGCACCGGACTGCGCCTGCTCCAGGTCCAGCACGGACGCTGTCCGCTCTGCCGGGACCTGCTGTTGCACGCCGACCGCGAGCCGCAGACTCCCCAGGAATGGGAACGGTGGCTCACCACGGTCCGCAAGGCGATCCACCGACAGGCGATCACCACCACCGCGGGCCTCCAGACGCCGGACACCTTCACACTCCGTCTCGTCCACACGCACTGCCGACGCCGAACCGGCAACGGCAGTACAGCACTTCTGCCTGCCCGCGAGCCCTCGGGGCTTGCTTGA
- a CDS encoding RNA-guided endonuclease InsQ/TnpB family protein, protein MSFLVDDGAETPERHAMPNTVVGIDRGVKIVAATSDGDLYDRPFVTDGEQVRYRRLQQRLARSQKGSANPRTAVAAMNRIMGRITDRRGDFAAQSAHQITAKNALVVLEDLKTRSMAASASGTIEAPGARVAQKRGLNRAILDKGWHRLELALTNASRYSGTTVVKVNPAYTSQRCSACGFVSEGNRESQAVFRCKAPGCGHTENADVNAAKNIRHADGQPVPACGDLGASRSAKQEPASRATGPTLVHEGEDVNPATLSGSARVAAPLAESSVTTSGSTIHDAPPSGSYRSADGRDGPSPGR, encoded by the coding sequence GTGTCGTTCCTCGTGGACGACGGCGCCGAGACTCCCGAGCGGCATGCCATGCCGAACACCGTGGTCGGGATCGACCGGGGCGTGAAGATCGTGGCAGCCACTTCGGACGGAGACCTGTACGACCGGCCGTTCGTCACCGACGGAGAACAGGTCCGGTACCGGCGGCTGCAACAGCGTCTCGCCCGCTCGCAGAAGGGCAGCGCCAACCCCCGCACGGCCGTTGCGGCGATGAACCGGATCATGGGCCGCATCACGGACCGGCGCGGCGACTTCGCCGCCCAGAGCGCCCACCAGATCACCGCGAAGAACGCGCTCGTCGTCCTCGAAGACCTCAAGACCCGCTCCATGGCAGCCTCCGCATCCGGGACCATCGAGGCTCCCGGCGCTCGGGTGGCCCAAAAACGGGGTCTGAACCGAGCCATCCTGGACAAGGGCTGGCACCGTCTCGAACTCGCCCTCACCAACGCGTCCCGGTACTCGGGCACGACCGTGGTGAAGGTCAACCCCGCCTACACGTCGCAGCGGTGCTCCGCCTGTGGCTTCGTATCGGAAGGCAACCGCGAGAGCCAAGCGGTATTCCGATGCAAAGCCCCAGGCTGCGGACATACCGAGAACGCCGACGTGAACGCCGCGAAGAACATCAGACACGCGGACGGGCAGCCCGTGCCAGCCTGTGGAGACCTCGGCGCCAGCCGGTCCGCGAAGCAGGAACCCGCAAGCCGGGCAACCGGCCCAACCCTCGTTCACGAAGGGGAGGACGTCAACCCCGCAACTCTGTCGGGCTCTGCGCGGGTAGCCGCGCCACTCGCTGAATCCTCAGTGACGACCTCAGGCTCGACAATCCACGACGCCCCGCCGTCCGGATCGTACAGGTCTGCGGACGGGCGAGACGGGCCAAGCCCCGGCCGCTAG
- a CDS encoding transposase, giving the protein MAKPLRARRLTDEEGGALLRIVWRGRNGTIKVRRVVIIMASASGNTNEAIAALVAADPDPVRDVIHAFNERGLDCLDPKWAGGRPRRITADDEAYIVGISQKRPRKLGMPFTRWSLRKLVGYLSNPPAGCAGWSSAASGCGCCCTATTSPSSASVPGSRPAARTPAPSWTASRR; this is encoded by the coding sequence ATGGCGAAGCCGCTACGCGCCCGTCGGCTGACGGACGAGGAGGGAGGCGCTCTGCTGCGGATCGTGTGGCGGGGCCGGAACGGCACGATCAAGGTCCGACGTGTGGTGATCATCATGGCGTCGGCATCCGGCAACACCAACGAGGCGATCGCTGCCCTGGTCGCCGCCGACCCGGACCCCGTCCGGGACGTGATCCACGCGTTCAACGAGCGTGGCCTTGACTGCCTGGACCCGAAGTGGGCCGGCGGCCGTCCGCGCCGGATCACCGCGGACGACGAGGCGTACATCGTCGGCATCTCCCAGAAGCGGCCCAGGAAGTTGGGCATGCCGTTCACCCGCTGGAGCCTGCGCAAGCTCGTCGGCTACCTCAGCAATCCGCCGGCCGGGTGCGCCGGGTGGTCATCGGCCGCGAGCGGCTGCGGGTGCTGCTGCACCGCCACCACATCTCCTTCCAGCGCATCGGTACCTGGAAGCAGACCCGCGGCCCGGACGCCGGCGCCAAGCTGGACCGCATCGAGGAGGTGA